Below is a genomic region from Sphingopyxis terrae subsp. terrae NBRC 15098.
CCCCTTCATGCGGCCGCGTTCAAGGAATTCTGCAATTCTGCAATCGCCTCGACGACCGCATCAAAGGGCGGCGGCGCGCCGAAGATCATCGTGTTCATGGCGCGATAGTCCTGGCGCAAGGCATCCGTCATCCCTCCCTCCGGGCACAAGGCAAATGTCGGGGCCTGCGCGGCGGCGAGATCGAAGTCCGGGCGATTGAAGAACATGCGGGCATGGGCAACGCAGTCCTCGCCAAGCGCGCGGTTTGCAAGGGCGGCTTGGCCGATCTCCGATTGGACCAGGCGGAACAGGTCGTAATAGTGCCGAGAGATGCGCTGGCCGTCGCCCCGCAGCTGCCCTCGGATTTCGAACCATCGCCTCAGGCCATGAAGGATGACGACCTTGTCCCAGAAGGTTCGCTCGGCATCGACCACAGTCACGCCCGGCACGGCGAGGTCGAGGTCGACGGCGTCAGCGTCGACATAGGGCACAATAGTTCGGACCGAATTAGGATCGAGCGCCGACTTTGCGCCTGATTCGATCTTCACCGACTTGGCGATGTAGGCATCCTCGGGAGTGATGCTGGGATATACCAGGAGCAAGGTCTGGCCATCCCGGGCGTCGGCCTCGACCCGAATTGACTGCACTTCAAGGCCTGCGCGCGCGCAGGTTTCGGCGCAGATTTGCGCGAGGCGCGCCTTCATTAGTCCGTTGATATGGGTTTCGCAGGCGTCCTTGATTTCATCGAGCGCGGCTTCCCGCTTCTTGCGGCTCAGTGCAGCCAATCCCGCGATGGTCGCGGGCACGCCGAGATCATCGCGGAAGACCGTTACG
It encodes:
- a CDS encoding nucleotidyl transferase AbiEii/AbiGii toxin family protein encodes the protein MNSAFDEVLRADTATRTGLYTATAQRLGTTPQNVEKDFWVCWTLDALFNGIEDGPRLLFKGGTSLSKGFGLIERFSEDIDVTVFRDDLGVPATIAGLAALSRKKREAALDEIKDACETHINGLMKARLAQICAETCARAGLEVQSIRVEADARDGQTLLLVYPSITPEDAYIAKSVKIESGAKSALDPNSVRTIVPYVDADAVDLDLAVPGVTVVDAERTFWDKVVILHGLRRWFEIRGQLRGDGQRISRHYYDLFRLVQSEIGQAALANRALGEDCVAHARMFFNRPDFDLAAAQAPTFALCPEGGMTDALRQDYRAMNTMIFGAPPPFDAVVEAIAELQNSLNAAA